A DNA window from Ornithobacterium rhinotracheale DSM 15997 contains the following coding sequences:
- a CDS encoding enoyl-CoA hydratase/isomerase family protein, which yields MEAYVKTEIKNKIAYIEFFHPKSNSFPTSQLNELEKHIEDAGKNNDAKLIVLQSRGTSVFCAGASFEELLKIDNFEQGKKFFSGFARVILAMKQCPKFIIGAIQGKVVGGGVGLAAACDYNIATAQSQVRLSELSIGIGPFVVEPAVRRKIGLNALSELTLNPKEWKSALWCKEKGLYHKVYNSNEEFVNGLNEFTEQLSQYSPEAMAEIKKVFWQNTENWDTELFAKAAISGQLVLSDFTKSTLSKYKK from the coding sequence ATGGAAGCATATGTAAAAACCGAGATAAAAAACAAAATCGCTTATATTGAGTTTTTTCACCCAAAGAGCAATTCTTTTCCCACTTCACAACTTAACGAATTAGAAAAACATATTGAAGACGCAGGCAAAAACAACGATGCAAAACTCATCGTTTTGCAGAGTCGTGGCACAAGTGTATTCTGTGCAGGTGCTTCGTTTGAAGAATTGCTTAAAATCGATAATTTTGAACAAGGAAAAAAGTTTTTTTCGGGATTTGCGCGTGTAATTCTCGCCATGAAACAATGTCCTAAATTCATCATCGGAGCCATTCAGGGCAAAGTCGTGGGCGGAGGCGTAGGGCTTGCAGCGGCTTGCGATTACAACATTGCAACAGCCCAATCACAAGTGCGATTGAGCGAACTTTCCATCGGGATTGGTCCCTTTGTAGTGGAGCCTGCCGTGCGCAGAAAAATAGGACTGAATGCACTTTCGGAACTTACACTAAACCCAAAAGAATGGAAAAGTGCACTCTGGTGCAAGGAAAAAGGCTTGTATCATAAAGTTTATAATTCAAACGAAGAATTCGTAAACGGGTTGAACGAATTTACCGAACAACTGAGCCAATACAGCCCTGAAGCTATGGCAGAAATCAAAAAAGTATTCTGGCAAAATACCGAAAACTGGGATACCGAACTTTTTGCCAAAGCAGCCATTAGCGGGCAATTGGTGCTCTCGGATTTCACGAAATCAACCCTTAGCAAATACAAAAAATAA
- a CDS encoding enoyl-CoA hydratase/isomerase family protein, with protein sequence MELKNLILEREGKIAIVYINRPHLLNALDAATIEEFGHLIYDLENDDSVRAIIITGEGDESFASGADIKEFKSFNKPKGENLSRRGQEVLFNRLARLSKPTIAAINGHALGGRFDLALACHIRIASEKANMGFPEVSLGLIPAYGGTQRLPILIGKARALEFILTGKQFPVQKAKEWGLIYDVVPHEKLMESAIELAQTFCNNSATATAAAIKAINAAFTPYGQEAEIKLFGSLFETKDFEEGTSAFLEKRKPNFE encoded by the coding sequence ATGGAACTTAAAAATTTAATCCTAGAAAGAGAAGGCAAAATCGCAATTGTTTATATCAATCGTCCGCATTTGCTCAATGCGCTAGACGCTGCTACTATTGAAGAATTTGGGCATTTGATCTACGATTTAGAAAACGACGACAGTGTGCGTGCCATCATCATCACGGGCGAGGGCGACGAATCTTTTGCTTCTGGGGCAGATATTAAGGAGTTTAAAAGCTTTAACAAACCTAAAGGCGAAAACCTTTCTCGTCGCGGACAAGAAGTGCTTTTCAATCGATTGGCGCGTTTGAGCAAGCCCACCATTGCCGCCATTAATGGGCACGCCTTAGGTGGCAGATTTGATTTAGCACTAGCTTGCCATATCCGTATCGCATCGGAAAAAGCAAATATGGGCTTTCCAGAAGTGTCTTTGGGCTTAATTCCCGCCTACGGCGGAACGCAACGCCTACCGATTTTAATCGGAAAAGCAAGAGCTTTGGAATTTATCCTCACGGGCAAACAATTTCCTGTGCAAAAAGCCAAAGAATGGGGATTGATTTATGATGTTGTTCCGCACGAAAAATTAATGGAAAGTGCCATTGAATTAGCTCAAACTTTCTGCAACAATTCGGCTACAGCTACGGCAGCAGCGATTAAGGCAATCAACGCAGCATTTACGCCTTATGGGCAAGAAGCCGAAATTAAATTATTTGGAAGCCTTTTTGAAACCAAAGATTTTGAAGAAGGCACTTCCGCCTTTTTAGAAAAGAGAAAACCTAATTTTGAATAA